Proteins encoded together in one Meles meles chromosome 7, mMelMel3.1 paternal haplotype, whole genome shotgun sequence window:
- the THNSL1 gene encoding threonine synthase-like 1 isoform X2, with translation MHDASMWHLKKNGIIVYLDVPLMDIVSRLKFMKIDRIVGQDAGTPMKDLLKFRRQYYKKWYDTRVFCESGASPEEVADKVLSAVKRYQDVDSEMFVSTRHVWPKDDDRKVSTKFFSEAVIEGLASDGGLFVPEKEFPKLNCGEWKSLVGATYIERAQILLEKCIHPADIPAARLGEMIEAAYGENFACSKIAPVRHLSGNQFILELFHGPTGSFKDLSLQLMPHLFAHCIPPSCNYMILVATSGDTGSAVLNGFSRISQNDKRRIAVATFFPENGVSDFQKAQIIGSQKENGWAVGVKSNFDFCQTAVKGIFRDSDFTGFLVMEYGTVLSSANSINWGRLLPQVVYHASAYLDLVSQGFISFGSPVDVCIPTGNFGNILAAVYAKMMGIPIRKFICASNQNHVLTDFIKTGHYDLRERKLTQTFSPAIDILKASNLERHLHLMADKDGELMTKLFNQLEDQHHFQIEKMLVEKIQQDFVADWCSEGECLAAIRSTYNTSGYILDPHTAVAKVVADRTQDKTCPVIVSSTAHYSKFAPAIMQALNIKEINHASSSQLYLLSSYNALPPPHEALLERMKQQEKMEYQVCAADVNVLKNQVEKLIQSQFV, from the coding sequence ATGCACGATGCTAGCATGTGGCATCTGAAGAAAAACGGGATAATTGTGTACCTGGATGTACCTCTGATGGACATAGTCAGCCGCTTGAAATTCATGAAAATTGATAGGATTGTAGGTCAGGATGCGGGAACACCTATGAAAGACTTACTGAAGTTTAGAAGACAGTATTATAAGAAGTGGTATGATACCCGGGTTTTCTGTGAAAGTGGGGCTTCCCCAGAGGAGGTCGCAGACAAAGTGCTCAGTGCAGTTAAACGATACCAAGATGTGGACTCGGAAATGTTCGTTTCCACGAGACACGTTTGGCCCAAAGACGACGATCGGAAGGTTTCAACAAAATTCTTCAGCGAAGCAGTGATTGAGGGGTTAGCTTCTGATGGTGGACTCTTCGTCCCTGAGAAAGAGTTTCCGAAATTAAACTGCGGGGAGTGGAAAAGCCTCGTAGGAGCCACCTACATAGAAAGGGCCCAGATCCTGCTGGAAAAGTGTATCCACCCCGCTGACATACCTGCCGCCAGACTGGGAGAAATGATTGAGGCTGCTTATGGGGAAAACTTCGCCTGCTCAAAAATTGCCCCCGTCAGGCACCTCTCAGGCAACCAGTTCATCCTGGAGTTGTTTCACGGACCCACGGGGTCATTTAAAGATTTGTCTTTGCAGCTCATGCCTCATCTTTTTGCACACTGTATTCCTCCAAGTTGCAACTATATGATACTTGTAGCTACTTCCGGAGACACCGGGAGTGCAGTCTTAAATGGTTTTAGCCGTATTAGTCAGAATGATAAGCGAAGAATAGCTGTGGCCACATTTTTTCCTGAGAATGGTGTAAGTGACTTTCAGAAAGCACAAATAATTGGCAGTCAGAAAGAAAATGGATGGGCAGTGGGTGTCAAGTCCAATTTCGATTTTTGCCAGACAGCTGTCAAAGGAATTTTTAGAGATTCTGATTTTACTGGCTTTCTTGTAATGGAGTATGGAACAGTCTTAAGTTCAGCTAATTCCATAAACTGGGGCCGACTGCTTCCCCAAGTAGTTTATCATGCTTCTGCATATCTTGATCTTGTTAGCCAAGGATTTATTTCCTTTGGAAGCCCGGTCGATGTCTGTATTCCCACAGGAAACTTCGGTAACATTTTAGCAGCAGTGTACGCCAAAATGATGGGAATCCCTATTCGCAAATTTATTTGTGCCTCTAATCAGAACCATGTTTTGACCGATTTTATAAAAACAGGACACTACGAtctaagggaaagaaaattaacaCAAACCTTTTCACCAGCAATCGATATTCTTAAAGCTTCAAACCTGGAACGACATTTACACTTGATGGCTGATAAAGACGGCGAGTTAATGACAAAATTATTTAATCAGCTCGAAGATCAGCATCACTTCCAGATAGAGAAGATGCTGGTGGAGAAAATTCAGCAGGATTTTGTAGCTGACTGGTGCTCCGAGGGAGAGTGTCTGGCAGCCATTCGTTCTACCTACAACACTTCGGGGTATATTCTGGACCCACACACTGCTGTTGCAAAAGTGGTTGCAGACAGAACACAAGACAAAACTTGCCCAGTGATTGTCTCATCGACGGCCCATTACTCGAAGTTTGCACCTGCTATCATGCAGGCTTTAAACATTAAAGAAATCAACCATGCTTCATCAAGTCAGCTTTATTTACTGAGTTCCTACAATGCGTTGCCTCCGCCGCATGAAGCCTTATTAGAGAGAATGAAACAGCAAGAGAAGATGGAGTACCAGGTCTGTGCAGCAGATGTGAATGTCCTGAAGAATCAGGTGGAAAAACTAATACAAAGTCAATTCGTATAA
- the THNSL1 gene encoding threonine synthase-like 1 isoform X1, with protein MLHFNRCPHLKQIAQKCFSSMHVRTDKHVQLFLSRTFALAEFRKSWHTTHSLVGDKNIILMGPPGAGKTTVGRIIGQKLGCCVIDVDDDILEKTWNMSVSEKLQDVGNEQFLEEEGKAVLNFSTSGSVISLTGSNPMHDASMWHLKKNGIIVYLDVPLMDIVSRLKFMKIDRIVGQDAGTPMKDLLKFRRQYYKKWYDTRVFCESGASPEEVADKVLSAVKRYQDVDSEMFVSTRHVWPKDDDRKVSTKFFSEAVIEGLASDGGLFVPEKEFPKLNCGEWKSLVGATYIERAQILLEKCIHPADIPAARLGEMIEAAYGENFACSKIAPVRHLSGNQFILELFHGPTGSFKDLSLQLMPHLFAHCIPPSCNYMILVATSGDTGSAVLNGFSRISQNDKRRIAVATFFPENGVSDFQKAQIIGSQKENGWAVGVKSNFDFCQTAVKGIFRDSDFTGFLVMEYGTVLSSANSINWGRLLPQVVYHASAYLDLVSQGFISFGSPVDVCIPTGNFGNILAAVYAKMMGIPIRKFICASNQNHVLTDFIKTGHYDLRERKLTQTFSPAIDILKASNLERHLHLMADKDGELMTKLFNQLEDQHHFQIEKMLVEKIQQDFVADWCSEGECLAAIRSTYNTSGYILDPHTAVAKVVADRTQDKTCPVIVSSTAHYSKFAPAIMQALNIKEINHASSSQLYLLSSYNALPPPHEALLERMKQQEKMEYQVCAADVNVLKNQVEKLIQSQFV; from the coding sequence ATGCTGCACTTTAACCGATGTCCACATCTGAAACAAATAGCCCAGAAGTGTTTTTCTAGTATGCATGTTAGAACGGATAAACATGTGCAGCTGTTTCTTTCAAGAACCTTTGCACTTGCAGAATTCAGGAAGTCATGGCACACAACCCACTCTCTTGTTGGAGACAAAAATATTATCCTGATGGGACCgcctggtgctgggaaaacaacAGTAGGCAGAATAATAGGTCAGAAACTAGGTTGTTGTGTCATAGATGTGGATGATGATATCCTTGAAAAAACCTGGAATATGAGTGTGTCTGAAAAATTACAGGATGTTGGTAATGAGCAATttttagaagaggaaggaaaagccgTGTTAAACTTCTCTACATCTGGAAGTGTGATTTCCCTCACGGGGTCCAATCCCATGCACGATGCTAGCATGTGGCATCTGAAGAAAAACGGGATAATTGTGTACCTGGATGTACCTCTGATGGACATAGTCAGCCGCTTGAAATTCATGAAAATTGATAGGATTGTAGGTCAGGATGCGGGAACACCTATGAAAGACTTACTGAAGTTTAGAAGACAGTATTATAAGAAGTGGTATGATACCCGGGTTTTCTGTGAAAGTGGGGCTTCCCCAGAGGAGGTCGCAGACAAAGTGCTCAGTGCAGTTAAACGATACCAAGATGTGGACTCGGAAATGTTCGTTTCCACGAGACACGTTTGGCCCAAAGACGACGATCGGAAGGTTTCAACAAAATTCTTCAGCGAAGCAGTGATTGAGGGGTTAGCTTCTGATGGTGGACTCTTCGTCCCTGAGAAAGAGTTTCCGAAATTAAACTGCGGGGAGTGGAAAAGCCTCGTAGGAGCCACCTACATAGAAAGGGCCCAGATCCTGCTGGAAAAGTGTATCCACCCCGCTGACATACCTGCCGCCAGACTGGGAGAAATGATTGAGGCTGCTTATGGGGAAAACTTCGCCTGCTCAAAAATTGCCCCCGTCAGGCACCTCTCAGGCAACCAGTTCATCCTGGAGTTGTTTCACGGACCCACGGGGTCATTTAAAGATTTGTCTTTGCAGCTCATGCCTCATCTTTTTGCACACTGTATTCCTCCAAGTTGCAACTATATGATACTTGTAGCTACTTCCGGAGACACCGGGAGTGCAGTCTTAAATGGTTTTAGCCGTATTAGTCAGAATGATAAGCGAAGAATAGCTGTGGCCACATTTTTTCCTGAGAATGGTGTAAGTGACTTTCAGAAAGCACAAATAATTGGCAGTCAGAAAGAAAATGGATGGGCAGTGGGTGTCAAGTCCAATTTCGATTTTTGCCAGACAGCTGTCAAAGGAATTTTTAGAGATTCTGATTTTACTGGCTTTCTTGTAATGGAGTATGGAACAGTCTTAAGTTCAGCTAATTCCATAAACTGGGGCCGACTGCTTCCCCAAGTAGTTTATCATGCTTCTGCATATCTTGATCTTGTTAGCCAAGGATTTATTTCCTTTGGAAGCCCGGTCGATGTCTGTATTCCCACAGGAAACTTCGGTAACATTTTAGCAGCAGTGTACGCCAAAATGATGGGAATCCCTATTCGCAAATTTATTTGTGCCTCTAATCAGAACCATGTTTTGACCGATTTTATAAAAACAGGACACTACGAtctaagggaaagaaaattaacaCAAACCTTTTCACCAGCAATCGATATTCTTAAAGCTTCAAACCTGGAACGACATTTACACTTGATGGCTGATAAAGACGGCGAGTTAATGACAAAATTATTTAATCAGCTCGAAGATCAGCATCACTTCCAGATAGAGAAGATGCTGGTGGAGAAAATTCAGCAGGATTTTGTAGCTGACTGGTGCTCCGAGGGAGAGTGTCTGGCAGCCATTCGTTCTACCTACAACACTTCGGGGTATATTCTGGACCCACACACTGCTGTTGCAAAAGTGGTTGCAGACAGAACACAAGACAAAACTTGCCCAGTGATTGTCTCATCGACGGCCCATTACTCGAAGTTTGCACCTGCTATCATGCAGGCTTTAAACATTAAAGAAATCAACCATGCTTCATCAAGTCAGCTTTATTTACTGAGTTCCTACAATGCGTTGCCTCCGCCGCATGAAGCCTTATTAGAGAGAATGAAACAGCAAGAGAAGATGGAGTACCAGGTCTGTGCAGCAGATGTGAATGTCCTGAAGAATCAGGTGGAAAAACTAATACAAAGTCAATTCGTATAA